Proteins encoded by one window of Bacillus sp. DTU_2020_1000418_1_SI_GHA_SEK_038:
- a CDS encoding peptidylprolyl isomerase, producing the protein MSKKGYILMQNGEKVEFELYPDAAPGTVANFEKLTNEGYYNGLTFHRVIPGFVSQGGCPHGTGTGGPGYTINCETEGNPYKHEAGSLSMAHAGRNTGGSQFFIVHEPQPHLNGVHTVFGKVTSGMDTVLKMKNGDIMEKVEITEA; encoded by the coding sequence ATGTCGAAAAAAGGATACATATTAATGCAAAATGGTGAGAAAGTGGAGTTTGAACTGTATCCAGATGCAGCACCAGGAACAGTTGCAAACTTTGAAAAGCTTACAAACGAAGGCTATTACAACGGTCTTACTTTCCACCGAGTAATTCCTGGATTTGTAAGCCAAGGCGGCTGTCCGCATGGCACAGGAACAGGTGGTCCTGGCTACACAATTAATTGTGAAACAGAAGGCAACCCTTATAAGCATGAAGCGGGGTCGCTTTCAATGGCGCATGCTGGACGCAATACAGGGGGAAGCCAATTCTTTATTGTTCATGAACCACAGCCGCATTTAAATGGAGTACATACTGTTTTTGGTAAAGTGACTTCGGGAATGGATACTGTACTAAAAATGAAGAATGGCGATATAATGGAGAAAGTCGAAATTACAGAAGCATAA